The sequence GTCTGGATTTACTTCTAGCTCTTTAAATGAGTCTAACCAAATATCATACTTAAAATGCTCTCCCCAACCATCCATTTTACATCCTTTTTTCCATGCAGTGTATAAAACATCAGCTAACTTTCTATCACCTTTTGCAAATATTGCCTCTAGGTAACTTACTTCAACGTCATGCCAGCTATAGTTGATATAGCGTGATTTCAACTTACTTTTTAGGTAGTTCTGTCTGTTTACAAGTTCTTCTTTACTAAATTGGGGTACCCACTGAAATGGTGTGTGAGGTTTCGGTACAAAGGAAGATGTACTTACAGTTACACTAAACCTTTTCATGTTTTTACCATGCTTTTTATATTCAGCCACAACTTTTTCAGCTAAATCTACTATACCGTCTAAATCCTCATAGGTTTCTGTTGGTAGACCAATCATAAAGTATAGTTTTACTCTATTCCACCCAGATTTAAAAGCGTCAGAAACGGCATTTATCAGGTTTTCTTCTGTAACATTTTTGTTTATAACATCCCTAAGTCTTTGAGATCCTGCTTCTGGAGCAAAGGTTAGTCCTGTTTTTCTAACTTGTTGCACCATTTCCGCAAGCTCAATAGAAAAAGAGTCTACCCTAAGTGATGGTAGGGAAACACCTACTCCTTTGTCTTTATAGGTATCCACTAATCCCTTCGCTAAGTCATGGATCTGAGAGTGGTCAGCGCTACTTAAGGAACTTAAGGATATCTCTCCATAACCAGTACTTTTTACCAGTTTTTCAGCTTGTTCTAATAAGGTTTCTAGGTTTTTTTCTCTAACAGGTCGATAAAGCATACCCGCCTGGCAGAATCTACAGCCTCTACTGCATCCTCTACAGATTTCAAGCATTATTCTGTCGTGTACTATATCCATATATGGCACCATCATATCCTGTGGGAATGATGATTGGGACATGTCCCTAATAAAACGCTTTGTAATGGTTTTAGGTATCCCTTCATCAGTAGGAAAAGTCCCTTTATATACTCCATTTTCATCGTACTTTCCTTGATAATACTTAGGAACATAAACACCTTGGATTTTTGTTAGTTCCCTTAAAAGCTCATCTCTTTTAAGACCTTGTTTTTTACCTTTTTTAACTGTGTCTAATAGTTCTAGAATTGCTTCCTCACCTTCTCCTATTACAAAAGCATCAATGATGTTATGTAACGGTTCTGGATTAAAAGCACAAGGACCTCCTGCTATTACAAGAGGTGCGTCTTCACCTCTATCTTGTGACAGTACTGGGATGTGACCTAGGTCAAGCATGTTTAGTATATTTGTATAACTCATTTCATATTGAAGGGTAAATCCTACTAAATCAAACTTATTTAACTCAAGCTGACTTTCTAAGGATCTTAATGGCATGTTTTTTTCCCTTAGTATTTTTTCAAAATCTGTCCATGGAGCATTGACTCTCTCAGCAGCAAATTC comes from Alkalicella caledoniensis and encodes:
- a CDS encoding TIGR03960 family B12-binding radical SAM protein — encoded protein: MHENSYKDLLHNVEKPSRYSGNEWNVVKKDLEKIDLSICLAFPDIYEVAMSHLGFKILYHIINSRDEFAAERVNAPWTDFEKILREKNMPLRSLESQLELNKFDLVGFTLQYEMSYTNILNMLDLGHIPVLSQDRGEDAPLVIAGGPCAFNPEPLHNIIDAFVIGEGEEAILELLDTVKKGKKQGLKRDELLRELTKIQGVYVPKYYQGKYDENGVYKGTFPTDEGIPKTITKRFIRDMSQSSFPQDMMVPYMDIVHDRIMLEICRGCSRGCRFCQAGMLYRPVREKNLETLLEQAEKLVKSTGYGEISLSSLSSADHSQIHDLAKGLVDTYKDKGVGVSLPSLRVDSFSIELAEMVQQVRKTGLTFAPEAGSQRLRDVINKNVTEENLINAVSDAFKSGWNRVKLYFMIGLPTETYEDLDGIVDLAEKVVAEYKKHGKNMKRFSVTVSTSSFVPKPHTPFQWVPQFSKEELVNRQNYLKSKLKSRYINYSWHDVEVSYLEAIFAKGDRKLADVLYTAWKKGCKMDGWGEHFKYDIWLDSFKELEVNPDNYAYATPQADNPLPWDHISSGVNKKYMALEYKRALKEEITEDCSFGACGGCGACNNLKYDVKKVRRGQDA